The nucleotide window ATAAACTTTATCTTCTTTACCACTAATATAAATAAGCCAATCACCAAATTTTTGTCCAAATTCACTAGCTTTTATATTAAAATTTGCCTCTTTCTTTTTAACATCCAAAAACTGTTTTGTTAAAAATTTTGTTTTAGGAATAAGTCCAACAGAAACAATCAAGAGTAAAGCTGATAAAAGTAACGTAATAGGTAAAAATATTTTTAAAATATTTATTGGATTTAATCCAAAAGAAGTAATAACAGTCAGCTCATACTCACTTGCAAGTTTTGCTAAAGTTATAACTAATGAAATAAAAAAAGATATTGGCATAGTATAAAATATAATTTGAGGAACAACATAAGCATATAAAGTAAATAATTCAATAAAATTTATAGTAATGATTGATGTTAAAGATGCAATTTTAACTAAAAATACAATTGATGTGATAAAAAATAATCCTAAAAAAATAGGGAAAAACGTGACTGCTAACTGGGAATATAAATACTGGTTTAATTTCAAAAAAAGACCTTTATAAATGTTTTTAAATTAAAAAAATATTCAGTATAAAATCCCAAAACTAAATAAGGAATAAATGGAGTTTGAATATCTTTTTTTATTATATTTGAATAGATTGCAGGTATTATAGCAAAAAAAGCAGCTAAAAATATAGCAAATACACCTGCATCTCCAAGGATGACTCCAATCATTGCAATGATTGGAATATCTCCTTCTCCTAAAGCTTCTTGCGTTTTTAAACTTTCATCTTTTAAAAGTTTTGATTTTATATTTTGAATATAAAAAGTTATTACAAAATTTAGTAAAACAACTGCTCCACTAAATAAAAAAGCATTATAAAAAGCTTCTGTCATAGAAAAATTTGTGGCAAAAAAAGACAAAATTAAAGCCACTAAAAGTAGATAATCAGGAACTGCTTTGTATTTTAAATCAATAAAAGATAAAACAATTAACACATAAGATAAAATCATCACAAAAACAAATTCTAAATTTAATCCTAATTTTAAAAATAATAATAAAGTAATAATTCCACTTAACAATTCAACTAAAAAATATTGGAATGAGATTTTTACTCCACAATAAGCACAATGAGCTTTTAAAAATAAATAAGAGAATAATGGGATATTATGATACCAAAGAATTGTATGATTACATGAAGGGCATTTACTTCTAGTTTTTGTAAATATAGATTCATTTTTAGGAAGTTTTATGATTAAAACATTTAAAAAAGAACCTATACAGATACCAAAAATAAAACTAAATACCTCCAAAACGTCTCTCTCTTTTACTAAAATCACTTAAAATATCATCTAGTTCAGATTCAGTAAAATCAGGCCAATAAGTTTGAGTAAAAAACATTTCTGCATAAGCATTTTGCCATAGAAGATAGTTTGAAAGTCTAATTTCTCCACTTGTTCTTATTAAAATATCAACATCTCCCATACCTGCTGTATCAAGACAAGATTCTAAATTTTTTTCATTTATTTCAAGATTTAAATCATTTAACTTTTTAATAGCTCGAATAATTTCATCTTTTGAACCATAATTTAAAGCTAAAACTTGGGTTAAACCCGTGCAATTTGAAGTTTTTATTTCTGTTTCAGTTATCGTTTTTTGTAAATTCTTTGAAAACTTACTTAAATCTCCAATTGCTTTAAATCTTATATTATTTTCTAAATAAACATTTAATTCATTTTTTAAATATCTATCAAGAAGTTTCATCAAAAATTCTACTTCAAGTTTTGGTCTTTCCCAATTTTCAGTTGAAAAAGCATATAAAGTTAGATATTTTACGCCAATTTTTGCACAATATGAAGTGATTCTTCTAACTGTTTTAGCTCCTTCTTCGTGACCTGCTGTTCTATTAAATCCTCGTTCCGTTGCCCATCTTCCATTTCCATCCATAATTATTGCTATATGAGATGGAATTTTTATATCATTCATATTGGCTAAACTCTCTTTGTAAATTTTCTAAAATTTCTAAAGAAACATCTAATTTTGAACCTTTAAATTCATAAGAACTATTTTTTAAAATTAATTCTATATTATTATTATCACTTCCAAAACTATTTTCATCATTTAAAATATTTAAACATACACCATCAAGATTTTTATTTTCAAGCATTTTTGTAGCACTATTCATTGCTGTAGTTTCATCCATCTCTGCTTTAAATCCAATAGAAACAATCTCTTCTTTATCAAGTGATTTTAAAATATCCATATTTTGTTTTAACTCTAAATTCCATAGTGTTCCTATTAACTCTTTTTTTAGTTTCCCTTCTTGTGGATAAGAGGGTAAGTAATCACTAACAGCAGCTACCATAAATAAAAATGGTCGCTTCATAATCAAAGTAGGAGTTGAATTATCCATCAAAGTAGGTTTTGTAAGAACTCCTTTTTTAGCAACTCTTATTGAATCAACTAAATATTCATACATTTCATTTGAGCTTTGAACTTTTATTAGGTGAATATCTTTTGGTAAATTTTCATAACCTCGTGTGCTAACCAAGCAGACATCTGCACCTTTATAATACAAAGCTTTAGCCAAACTTGAAGCCATTTTCCCAGATGAAAAATTTGAAATATATCTAACATCGTCTATCTTTTCAACCGTTCCACCACCACTTAAAACAACTCTTCTATTTATCCAATACTCATCTTTTAAAAGTTCTTTACAAGTAACATCAAAAATATCAGTTGGCTCAGCCATTGCTCCATCACCAACATCTTTACAAACTAACTCTTTTGTTTGTGATGAAACAATCTCATAATTACAAAGCTTTAACATTTTTAGACTTGCTTGTGTAATTGGATTTTTTAGCATATTTGTATTTGCTGCTGGTGCTATTAGTTTCATTCTTGGATAGGCAAGCGCAGTTTGAAGTAAAAGATTTGTTCCAAACCCATTTGCTAAAGCATTAATTGTATTTGCACTAGCTGGCGCAATTACAAAAATGTCAGACCATTTTCCAATATCTATATGATTATAATCTTGACTTTTATCCCAACATTCACTACTTTCATCTAAAACTTTATTTTGTGAAATTGCTTCAAATGTGATTGGATTTATAAACTTCTTTGCACCCTCGGTCATAATAACTCGAACTTGTGCACCTGCTTTTACATAAAGTCTAATTAACTCTAAAGTTTTATAAATAGCAATTGAGCCACAAACTCCTACTAATATTTTTTTATTTTTTAAAAGCATTTTTTACTTCTTTTTACTTGAAAAATGTTTGTAAAAGTAACCATCAATAACTTTTGCTTTTGCACGAGTAAGATATAACTCACCTTTTTTTACATTTCCAGTTACTGTTGAGCCAGCACCAATTAAAACATCATCTTCAATATTTACAGGTGCCACAAATTGTGTATCACTTCCCACAAATACATTTTTACCAATAATTGTTTGATGTTTATTAACTCCATCGTAATTACAAGTAATTGTTCCACAACCAATATTTGTTCCCTCATCAATAGAACAATCTCCAAGATATGAAAGGTGTCCAGCTTTTACACCATTCAAAATAGCTTTTTTTGTTTCAACAAAATTTCCTATGTGAGTTTTATTAAGTTCACTTCCTGGTCGTATTCGTCCCATTGGTCCAACATCGCTATCTTTTACAATTGAGTCTTCAACAACACTGTTTGTTTTAATATGTGAGTTTATAATTTTTGAATTTCCTAGAAGTGAAACACCATTTTCAATAATAGATTCACCCTCAATTTGCACACCATCTTCTATATAAATAGTATCAGGTAATCTCATGATTACGCCAGCTTTCATAAACTCTTTTTTAATTCTATTTTGATGAATCACTTCAGCATCAGCTAATTCAACTTTTGAATTTACACCTTTAAAATTTTCTTCATTTACAACAAGTGGTTTTAAAACTTTTCCTTGAGAAATTGCCATTTCCACTAAATCAGTGATGTAATACTCTTTTTGAGCATTGTTATTGTTTAATTTTGGAAGATTTTCAAGTAAAAATTTTGTTTCAAATTGATAAATTCCTGCATTTGCAGTTGTTATTGCTAACTCTTCAGGTGTTGCATCTTTTTGTTCAACTATTTTTTTAACATTTCCATTTTCAATAATTACTCTTCCATATCCATCTGCGCTATCTAACTCTAAAACTGACATTACAATAGTTGCATTTATTTCAAATTTTTCTAATTCACTTGCTTGAATAAGTGGCATATCACCATTTAAAACCAAAACTTTTTCATATTTTGGAGTTATTCCCATAACTGCTCCACCAGTTCCAGGATAATTTTTATGGTCTTGAATTACAAAATTTATATTTGAAAAATATTTTTCAATCTCTGCTTTTACCTTTTCAAATTGATGGAATAAAACCACTGTAATATCATCACTTAATTTTAAAGCCTCTTTTATTGAATAATATAACATTGGTTTTCCAGAAATCTTATGTAATACCTTTGGAGTATCTGATTTCATTCTTGTACCTTGCCCAGCAGCAAGTATAATTATTGATTTATTAAACATTCTTTTCCTTCTTAAACTAAAGCTTCATTTATCTCTTTTTTTAAATTTTCTACAACTTCTTCTAAAGCATTTTTCATTTTTGTATCACTTATATTTGCACTTACCAATTTATCTAAATTTTTCTGTCTATCTTTGAAAAATTGTGCAACTTTTCTATTTTTTGGATTTCTATTATACATTAAAACTCCAGAAGCCACCAATGCTACAACCAATCTTGCATGTCCAAAAATTGCCGCATAATTAAGTAAAGTAAAACCTGAATTATCTGGTTGATTCATATCTGCACCAGCAGCAATTAACCAACGTGCAATTTTATAATTCCCATGCCATTGAGTATGATGAAGTGCTGTTCTTCCATGAATATCTTTAATCGTTAAATCTGCTTTTTTTGTAAGCAATTTTTCAACAACTGTTAAATCATTTGCAATTACAGCTTTATGAATAACTGTTCTTCCATCATTATCTTGAATATCAATGTTTATTCTATATTTTAAGAAATTTACTAATCTTTCAACAAAAGCTTCTCTATCTTTTTTATCTTTTAGTTTCAATCCTTCTTCAACCATATACATCAAAGGTGTACAACCATGTTTATCTGAAATATTTAAATTTACACCATAATTTATAATTGTTCTTAATGTATCAAAATCATTATATAAAACTAAATCAAATAAAATATTTTTTCCATCTAATCTCTGTGTTTCAATATTTGGTCGATAGGTTAGTACTTTTTTAAGTAAAACATCATACTTTTCATCTTCTTTTATATAAAGTGTTAATTGAGGATTTGGTTTTTTAAAACCTTTATTAATTGCAATAATTTCTACGATATCATCAACTACACTTTTTTCATCTAAATCTCTAGCATCAAGATTTGCACCTTTTAATACTAAGAAATCCATCATTTTGTAGTTTGAATAACCTTTTAAAATCTCTTTGTAAATGATATTTTTATTATTTTCATCACTTACATTTACATTTGCACCACAATTTACTAAAAATTCTGCATTTGAAAAATTCTTATTTTCTATTTCTCTTTGGAGTGTTGTTTTTCCATCTTCATGAATTTTATCAATTTCTAAACCGTTATCTATAAATAAAAGTGCTAAAGGTAAATAATCCTTATCAGGAGTAATTAATTTATATTTACCTTCTAAATCTTTAGGTCCATTTTTTTGTAAATCAACAATATGTAAAAGTTCATCAATAATATTTTTATTATGATTATCGACAATATTCATATTTATATTTTTTTTAGCAAGAAGTTCTATTAAAGGTATATTTTTAGCCCCTTGTAAAATAGCATTAAAAAGAACATTCTGTCCATCTTTATCTAAAAAATTTACATTGATACCATTTAAAATCAAAGTTGAAGATATATTTATATCATCTTTTAAAACTGCCCTGAAAAGTGCGGTTTGATGATTTTCATCCAATGTATTTAAACTGTCTAAGTTATTTACAACATCTTTTAAAATAGTTAAATTTTCACCTTCAACAGCATCAAATAAAACGGTTTTTCCATAACTATCTTTTATATCAAAATCAGGATTATATGTCATTAAGATTTGGAACATTTTTTGATTGCCAAGTAAAGCAATATCTTGTAAAATTGTTCTACCTGAACTATTTTTTCTATTTATATTAAAACCATTTTCAATTAAAAATCTAACCATCATACCGTCAGATCTTTCACAAGCTTCATCTAAAACAGTTTTTCCATAAGTATCTTCTAAATTTATATTTGCACCATTTAACAATAAAATTTTAATTGCATCTAATTTTTTCTTAGCAACTAATGAAAAAAGTATAGAACGCCCTTTTTCATCTTTTTTATTTAAATCAATTCCTCTATTTATGTATCTTTGAATTTTGCTAACATCTAAATTTTCAGAGAATAACTCTTTATAAAAAAGGTCTTCATTTACCTTAAAAAAATTAAACACTAAAATATTCCTTTATATCTTTGCAACTTTTATTAAACTTTACATTTTAGCTAATTTTTTATTAAATTGTTTTTCTACTTCTTGGTTTATAATTTTTTTTCATATTATTTTCTTTTTTCTCTTTTGTAAATCTTTTTTTAGGATATGATTTTTCAGAATTATCTTCTTCAATCAAATTTCCTTTTAAAGATTTTTCAATAAAACTATTAAACGAATTTCTTAAAATATAAGCTTTATCATGGTCTGGGAAAAGTTCAGGCATTTTATATGAAAGCCATAAATATAAAGAGATTTTTTTAACCTCATCTTCTACTAAAAGCAAATCCTTTTGAGTGATTGCTTTTTTGGGTAGTGTAATTGAAGGTTTATAATGACAAACTCTTTTTTTAATCACGCTTGCAATATATGATTCATAAGCTTGTAAAATAATTGTTGATTTTGTAGTGATTGGAGCTTGTGCAAGAAGATATTTATCTTCAAGTTTTAAATTAAATCTTGTATCAACTATCTTTGCAGCTTCAAGCATAGATGAAATATTAGCAGCTCTAAAAGGTCCTGAAAAATACATATTATCTGCAAAAAATTTTAATACTTTTGTTAAAGAATTAGTTTTTATATGACTTGCTAAGCTTTCTAGTTGATTGTTATTTATTTTTACTTTAAATGGCGGTTTTATAGTTCTAATTGGAGATTCAAATTCTTGAGCTATATAAGCTAAAACATCTCTTCTTGTTGCACCTAAATATCCAGCTTCAAAATGTCCATATCTTCCTGCTCGACCAGCTATTTGTACTATTTCATTAACTGTTATTTTTCTTCTACTCTTTCCATCAAATTTTTCATCTGTTGTAAATAAAATAGTTTTAATTGGAAGATTTAATCCCATTGCAATTGCATCTGTTGCAATTAGAATTTGTGTTTTTTTCTCTCTAAATCTTTTTGCTTCATCACGTCTTACTTCAGGAGATAAATTTCCATAAATAACAGAAACAGAATATTTCTTTTGCAATTTTTGTTTTAATTTTAAAACATCACTTCTTGAAAAAGCAATCAATGCTGTTCCATCTTCAAGTTTTTCTAAAGAAGTCCATTTTGGTAAAACTTTTAACTCATTTTTTCTTTGATGTTTTATGATTTCTAATTCTTCACCCAAATAAGTTGCAATTCTTTTTATAGCATCAAGAGCATTTACACTTCCTGTCATAATGATTTTTTTTGCAGGACATCCAATAATAGCATTTACCCATGCCCAACCTCTATCAGGGTCTTCTAGCATTTGAACTTCATCAATAACAGCAACATCAACATCTAAGTCAAAATCTAACATTTCAATAGTTGAACAAACATGTGCAGCTTCTTCATCTAACATTTGTTCTTCACCAGTAATAAGTGAAGCATTTATTTTTGATTCTTTTAAATCCTCATAACCTTCTAGTGCTAAAAGTCGTAAAGGTGCTAAATAAAGTCCAGAATTTGCCTCTTTTAATTTTTGCATTGCATTATATGTTTTCCCACTATTTGTAGGACCTACATAAAACTCTAGTTTTCGATTTAGACTTCTTGCTAATGGATATAAAGTTTTTAAATCACAGTTTAATAAGGTTTGTAGTTGTTCTTGCCAATTTTCTTTCATAGGCGTATTATATACAATAGAATATAATATCAGATTAAACAAAGATCTTAAGTGCAACTCGTTGCACTCTTTAGGATTTTGCTACTTTTAACAAAATTTATTTTTGTGTGAAAAAGTAGATAAAACAATATTGGTTCCCTTAAAATTAGGGAATCTAATTTTAAGGAACATAATGAATTGTAAATATTTTGGTATTTGTGCATCTTGTACACTTTTTGATAAAACTTATGAAGAACAACTAAACTACAAAATTCAAAGGAAAAAAGAGAGATTTTCTAACTTTACAACAATGGAATTTGATATTATCAAAAGTAGTGAGTCAAATTTTAGAAATCGTGCAGAGTTTAGAATTTGGTGGGAAAAAGATGCAGAGGGAAATGAGATTTTATCTTATGCTATGAATGACTTCAAAAAAAATATTTTAAAAATTGATTCATGTGAAATGGTAAGCCCTCATATAAAAGAGCTTATGCCAAAACTTATAACAAAGTTAGAAAGTGATTTAGAACTCTCTTATAAACTTTTTGCCGTTGAATTTTTAGGAAGTTCAACAAATGATATGTTAGTAACTTTGATTTATCATAAAAAACTTGAAGAGAATTGGATAACAAAAGCAAAAGAAATTGAGTCAGCATTAAATATAAAAATCATAGGAAGAAGTAGAAAACAAAAAATTGTTTTAACAAATGACTACATAAATGAAACTTTAAATATCACTAATCAAGATTTCTTTTTTGCTTATGAAGAAAATGGTTTCACTCAACCAAATACAAAAGTAAATATCCAAATGATTCAATGGGTTTTAAATAACACTCAAGCTTCAACAAAAGATTTATGTGAGTTATATTGTGGTGGTGGAAATTTTACAATACCCTTATCTACAAAATTTAGAAAAGTTTTAGCCACAGAAATTTCAAAAACTTCTATAAAATCAGCTTTGAGAAACTGTAAATTAAATAATATTTCAACTATTAGTTTTATACGTATGAGTGCCGAAGAGTTTGTACAAGGACTAAATAAAGTAAGAGTTTTCAATAGATTAAAAGATATAAATTTAGATGATTATGAATTTGATACTATTTTTATGGACCCACCGCGTTCAGGTCTTGATGATACAACAAGAGCATTAGCAAAAGATTTTTCTAATATTATCTATATTTCATGTAATCCAGAAACTTTACATAGAGACTTAGAAGAGCTAACAAAAACACATGAAATCGTAAGATTTGCACTATTCGACCAGTTTGCTTTTACAAATCATATTGAAAGTGGTGTGATTTTGAAAAGAAAATAGGAACTTGAAACTTGTTTCAAGCCCTATAACTTCAAAGCATTAAAAAATCTTCTAAAAGTATTTTATTTTATTCCTTACAAAGAAAAAAAACTATAAAATCTTCTTTATGAAAAAGAAACAACTACTAAAACAGATTATCAGAGATTTTCATTTAAGTGAAAATTTTGATGTAAAACCTAGAAATATACAACCACCAATTGATACAAAAAAAATAATTACCTTAATTGGTGTAAGAAGATGTGGTAAAACTTCAATTTTTTATCACATGATAAATCAACTTATCGAAAAAATAGAAAAAACAAAAATACTATTTTTGAATTTTGAAGATGAAAGATTTGAGTTAAATAGTGATGAATTAGATTTAATATTACAAGCTTATATGGAATTGTATCCATCATATAAACTAAGTGAGTGTTATTTTTTCTTTGATGAAATTCAAAATATTCCTAATTGGGAAAAATTTATTCGAAGAATGTATGACACTATTAGTAAAAATATTTTTATTACAGGTTCTAACTCAAAACTTCTAAGTTCTGAAATTGCAACTAGTCTAAGAGGAAGAACTTTAAACTTTGAGATATTTCCTCTCTCTTTTAAAGAATATTTATCTTTTAAAGATATAGAAGTAGATTTTTATTCATCAAAAAGTTTAGCCTTTATAAAAAATGCCCAAGAAAGTTTTCTGAAAAATGGCT belongs to Arcobacter defluvii and includes:
- the coaBC gene encoding bifunctional phosphopantothenoylcysteine decarboxylase/phosphopantothenate--cysteine ligase CoaBC, whose amino-acid sequence is MLLKNKKILVGVCGSIAIYKTLELIRLYVKAGAQVRVIMTEGAKKFINPITFEAISQNKVLDESSECWDKSQDYNHIDIGKWSDIFVIAPASANTINALANGFGTNLLLQTALAYPRMKLIAPAANTNMLKNPITQASLKMLKLCNYEIVSSQTKELVCKDVGDGAMAEPTDIFDVTCKELLKDEYWINRRVVLSGGGTVEKIDDVRYISNFSSGKMASSLAKALYYKGADVCLVSTRGYENLPKDIHLIKVQSSNEMYEYLVDSIRVAKKGVLTKPTLMDNSTPTLIMKRPFLFMVAAVSDYLPSYPQEGKLKKELIGTLWNLELKQNMDILKSLDKEEIVSIGFKAEMDETTAMNSATKMLENKNLDGVCLNILNDENSFGSDNNNIELILKNSSYEFKGSKLDVSLEILENLQREFSQYE
- a CDS encoding ankyrin repeat domain-containing protein, which encodes MFNFFKVNEDLFYKELFSENLDVSKIQRYINRGIDLNKKDEKGRSILFSLVAKKKLDAIKILLLNGANINLEDTYGKTVLDEACERSDGMMVRFLIENGFNINRKNSSGRTILQDIALLGNQKMFQILMTYNPDFDIKDSYGKTVLFDAVEGENLTILKDVVNNLDSLNTLDENHQTALFRAVLKDDINISSTLILNGINVNFLDKDGQNVLFNAILQGAKNIPLIELLAKKNINMNIVDNHNKNIIDELLHIVDLQKNGPKDLEGKYKLITPDKDYLPLALLFIDNGLEIDKIHEDGKTTLQREIENKNFSNAEFLVNCGANVNVSDENNKNIIYKEILKGYSNYKMMDFLVLKGANLDARDLDEKSVVDDIVEIIAINKGFKKPNPQLTLYIKEDEKYDVLLKKVLTYRPNIETQRLDGKNILFDLVLYNDFDTLRTIINYGVNLNISDKHGCTPLMYMVEEGLKLKDKKDREAFVERLVNFLKYRINIDIQDNDGRTVIHKAVIANDLTVVEKLLTKKADLTIKDIHGRTALHHTQWHGNYKIARWLIAAGADMNQPDNSGFTLLNYAAIFGHARLVVALVASGVLMYNRNPKNRKVAQFFKDRQKNLDKLVSANISDTKMKNALEEVVENLKKEINEALV
- a CDS encoding di-trans,poly-cis-decaprenylcistransferase, which codes for MNDIKIPSHIAIIMDGNGRWATERGFNRTAGHEEGAKTVRRITSYCAKIGVKYLTLYAFSTENWERPKLEVEFLMKLLDRYLKNELNVYLENNIRFKAIGDLSKFSKNLQKTITETEIKTSNCTGLTQVLALNYGSKDEIIRAIKKLNDLNLEINEKNLESCLDTAGMGDVDILIRTSGEIRLSNYLLWQNAYAEMFFTQTYWPDFTESELDDILSDFSKRERRFGGI
- a CDS encoding helicase-related protein; protein product: MKENWQEQLQTLLNCDLKTLYPLARSLNRKLEFYVGPTNSGKTYNAMQKLKEANSGLYLAPLRLLALEGYEDLKESKINASLITGEEQMLDEEAAHVCSTIEMLDFDLDVDVAVIDEVQMLEDPDRGWAWVNAIIGCPAKKIIMTGSVNALDAIKRIATYLGEELEIIKHQRKNELKVLPKWTSLEKLEDGTALIAFSRSDVLKLKQKLQKKYSVSVIYGNLSPEVRRDEAKRFREKKTQILIATDAIAMGLNLPIKTILFTTDEKFDGKSRRKITVNEIVQIAGRAGRYGHFEAGYLGATRRDVLAYIAQEFESPIRTIKPPFKVKINNNQLESLASHIKTNSLTKVLKFFADNMYFSGPFRAANISSMLEAAKIVDTRFNLKLEDKYLLAQAPITTKSTIILQAYESYIASVIKKRVCHYKPSITLPKKAITQKDLLLVEDEVKKISLYLWLSYKMPELFPDHDKAYILRNSFNSFIEKSLKGNLIEEDNSEKSYPKKRFTKEKKENNMKKNYKPRSRKTI
- a CDS encoding prepilin peptidase — translated: MEVFSFIFGICIGSFLNVLIIKLPKNESIFTKTRSKCPSCNHTILWYHNIPLFSYLFLKAHCAYCGVKISFQYFLVELLSGIITLLLFLKLGLNLEFVFVMILSYVLIVLSFIDLKYKAVPDYLLLVALILSFFATNFSMTEAFYNAFLFSGAVVLLNFVITFYIQNIKSKLLKDESLKTQEALGEGDIPIIAMIGVILGDAGVFAIFLAAFFAIIPAIYSNIIKKDIQTPFIPYLVLGFYTEYFFNLKTFIKVFF
- the glmU gene encoding bifunctional UDP-N-acetylglucosamine diphosphorylase/glucosamine-1-phosphate N-acetyltransferase GlmU, whose amino-acid sequence is MFNKSIIILAAGQGTRMKSDTPKVLHKISGKPMLYYSIKEALKLSDDITVVLFHQFEKVKAEIEKYFSNINFVIQDHKNYPGTGGAVMGITPKYEKVLVLNGDMPLIQASELEKFEINATIVMSVLELDSADGYGRVIIENGNVKKIVEQKDATPEELAITTANAGIYQFETKFLLENLPKLNNNNAQKEYYITDLVEMAISQGKVLKPLVVNEENFKGVNSKVELADAEVIHQNRIKKEFMKAGVIMRLPDTIYIEDGVQIEGESIIENGVSLLGNSKIINSHIKTNSVVEDSIVKDSDVGPMGRIRPGSELNKTHIGNFVETKKAILNGVKAGHLSYLGDCSIDEGTNIGCGTITCNYDGVNKHQTIIGKNVFVGSDTQFVAPVNIEDDVLIGAGSTVTGNVKKGELYLTRAKAKVIDGYFYKHFSSKKK
- the trmA gene encoding tRNA (uridine(54)-C5)-methyltransferase TrmA, giving the protein MNCKYFGICASCTLFDKTYEEQLNYKIQRKKERFSNFTTMEFDIIKSSESNFRNRAEFRIWWEKDAEGNEILSYAMNDFKKNILKIDSCEMVSPHIKELMPKLITKLESDLELSYKLFAVEFLGSSTNDMLVTLIYHKKLEENWITKAKEIESALNIKIIGRSRKQKIVLTNDYINETLNITNQDFFFAYEENGFTQPNTKVNIQMIQWVLNNTQASTKDLCELYCGGGNFTIPLSTKFRKVLATEISKTSIKSALRNCKLNNISTISFIRMSAEEFVQGLNKVRVFNRLKDINLDDYEFDTIFMDPPRSGLDDTTRALAKDFSNIIYISCNPETLHRDLEELTKTHEIVRFALFDQFAFTNHIESGVILKRK